Proteins encoded in a region of the Polyodon spathula isolate WHYD16114869_AA chromosome 9, ASM1765450v1, whole genome shotgun sequence genome:
- the LOC121320957 gene encoding kelch repeat and BTB domain-containing protein 7-like, translating into MASVCSYFTGPEELEDTNHARSLLKELKLFYDCKLLVDVTIEVESSELCQHAAPGNGSSSISANGTGKLFSCNRNVLAAASPYFKSMFTGGLYESKQKKVTIHDVDAESMSLIIDYCYTGKVTISEGNVQRLYASANMLQLEYVRQACSSFMARRLDLSNCAGILKFADAFDNHDLKGKARAFIARNFQHFCKKGRELCELSLSQVKEILALDTLDVDSERKVCSVAIQWIEANMTEKVGNALEVLKCIRWHHFTEKEKVYIERLKSKPFIKKQCQEILQGVTAATCSEITASSENPTERIGMSAKEMIIFFGQPKEPFLCYDPYAGEIFTMASPLTNLAIDTFAVCVSPENDLYLASQHSKHLWIYNAAQNNWTELEQRLLDRTDMDIGYLNGNIYILGGRDPLTSARLKEVECYNIQRNQWRLVAPLPHSLGKIEIVTVNDHLYVVSNKRMLCLEPERNQWLNCASLKRPEFQEACVFQEQIFCICDIPVMKVYSPARGEWRRIGDIPVDGNTSNYQIVRHGNKLMLITTTLPTRNKNRVTIHEYNPSSDQWINMGTMLGLLHYAFSYGFICLTARIYPTCLESGQNFVTEEDDDRSGSSADWDFEGLSDADSESGSSSSFSEDENW; encoded by the coding sequence ATGGCCTCTGTTTGTAGTTATTTCACTGGCCCGGAGGAGTTAGAGGACACGAATCACGCTCGCAGTTTACTCAAGGAGCTGAAGCTTTTCTATGACTGTAAGCTGCTGGTGGACGTGACGATTGAAGTGGAGTCCTCGGAGCTGTGTCAGCACGCCGCACCGGGGAacggcagcagcagcatcagcgcCAACGGAACGGGGAAGCTGTTTTCCTGCAACCGGAACGTCCTGGCAGCAGCCAGCCCTTATTTCAAAAGCATGTTTACCGGCGGACTGTATGAAAGCAagcaaaagaaagtgactatTCACGACGTGGACGCAGAGTCGATGTCCCTTATCATTGACTACTGTTATACGGGGAAGGTAACGATCAGCGAGGGCAATGTCCAGAGACTCTATGCATCAGCTAACATGCTCCAGCTGGAATACGTAAGGCAAGCGTGCTCCAGCTTCATGGCTAGGAGGCTTGACCTTTCAAACTGTGCAGGGATCTTGAAGTTTGCAGACGCGTTTGACAATCATGATCTGAAGGGCAAGGCCCGGGCGTTCATTGCCCGGAACTTCCAGCACTTCTGCAAGAAAGGCAGGGAGCTTTGTGAGCTGAGCTTGAGCCAAGTGAAGGAAATCCTCGCGTTGGATACACTGGATGTGGACAGCGAGAGGAAAGTGTGCTCAGTAGCCATCCAGTGGATAGAGGCAAACATGACAGAAAAGGTGGGGAACGCATTGGAGGTGCTGAAGTGTATACGATGGCATCACTTTACTGAGAAAGAGAAGGTGTACATAGAAAGGCTCAAGTCTAAACCCTTCATAAAGAAACAGTGCCAGGAAATCCTGCAGGGTGTCACTGCAGCCACGTGCAGTGAGATCACTGCAAGTTCGGAAAACCCCACAGAGAGGATCGGGATGAGTGCCAAAGAAATGATCATATTCTTTGGACAGCCTAAGGAACCTTTTCTATGTTACGACCCCTATGCAGGAGAAATCTTTACCATGGCCTCCCCTTTGACTAACTTGGCCATTGACACCTTTGCAGTTTGTGTTTCACCTGAAAATGACCTGTATTTGGCCTCACAGCATTCTAAGCATCTCTGGATTTATAATGCAGCGCAAAACAACTGGACAGAGCTGGAACAAAGACTGCTGGACAGAACGGATATGGACATTGGGTACCTCAATGGGAACATCTACATCCTGGGCGGTCGCGATCCATTGACGAGTGCCAGGTTAAAAGAGGTGGAGTGCTATAATATTCAGAGGAATCAGTGGAGGCTTGTGGCTCCCCTGCCTCATTCCTTAGGTAAAATTGAAATTGTAACAGTGAACGATCATCTGTATGTTGTCAGCAACAAAAGGATGCTTTGCTTGGAGCCCGAAAGGAACCAGTGGCTCAACTGTGCCTCCCTGAAGCGGCCAGAGTTTCAGGAAGCCTGTGTGTTCCAGGAGCAGATTTTCTGTATCTGTGACATCCCTGTCATGAAAGTGTACAGCCCGGCCCGGGGAGAATGGAGAAGGATTGGGGACATTCCAGTTGATGGCAACACAAGCAACTACCAGATTGTCCGGCATGGCAACAAGCTGATGCTCATCACAACCACCCTCCCTACCCGGAATAAAAACAGGGTCACCATTCATGAATACAATCCCAGCAGCGACCAGTGGATTAACATGGGGACCATGCTTGGATTACTGCACTATGCCTTTTCGTACGGATTC